A genomic region of Phragmites australis chromosome 2, lpPhrAust1.1, whole genome shotgun sequence contains the following coding sequences:
- the LOC133908334 gene encoding polygalacturonase At1g48100-like isoform X2, with amino-acid sequence MKLRAKGIGLLLLVLLALCSTIDVCDARIGKHWRQRGSQSSSQLKKKGKGKKGSSHRQYSRNQTSPKPPVSSTPSPGAGKGYQNPYQPSPSPTPNAPVSPSPSPANGNRHSSSKSPTPSCGKGSQPPPQPPSAGSQGAVFNVVDFGAKGDGVSDDTKAFEGAWAAACKQGASTVLVPPELEFLVGPISFSGPYCKPNIIFQLEGTILAPTGAKAWGSGLLQWLEFTKLNGIVIQGNGIINGRGQQWWTYSDPDDEDDDDTYNVELDRMPQIKPTALRFYGSFKVVVADITIINSSQCHLKFDNCQEVMVHDVTISSPENSLNTDGIHLQNSKDVSIHHTNLACGDDCISIQTGCSNINIHNVNCGPGHGISIGGLGRDNTKACVSNVTVRDINMFRTTTGVRIKTWQGGIGLVQDIRFSNIQVSEVQMPIMIDQFYCDRSTCRNQTSAVAVSGVQYENIRGTFTIKPVHFACSDSLPCSGISLTGVQLRPVQIPHYHLNNPFCWQAFGELYTPTVPPVACLQIGKPAGNNLQSYHDIC; translated from the exons ATGAAGCTCAGAGCAAAAGGCATCGGCCTCCTTCTCCTTGTCTTGCTTGCTCTCTGCTCCACCATTGACGTCTGCGACGCAAGAATAGGCAAGCATTGGAGGCAAAGGGGCTCACAAAGCTCGTCTCAGTTAAAGAAGAAAGGCAAAGGAAAGAAGGGAAGCTCCCACCGTCAATACAGCCGCAACCAGACGAGCCCGAAGCCACCGGTCAGCTCGACACCGAGTCCTGGTGCTGGCAAAGGATACCAGAATCCATACCAACCAAGTCCAAGCCCAACCCCGAATGCTCCTGTCAGCCCGAGTCCAAGCCCTGCCAACGGCAATAGGCATTCAAGTTCCAAGTCACCAACTCCAAGCTGTGGAAAGGGTTCTCAACCGCCGCCACAGCCACCATCGGCAGGCTCACAGGGTGCAGTCTTCAACGTGGTTGATTTTGGAGCCAAGGGTGACGGAGTCTCAGATGACACTAAG GCTTTTGAAGGAGCGTGGGCTGCTGCCTGCAAGCAGGGGGCATCTACGGTTCTCGTACCACCAGAACTAGAGTTCCTTGTTGGGCCAATCTCGTTCTCTGGGCCTTACTGCAAACCAAACATTATCTTCCAG CTGGAAGGAACAATTCTAGCTCCAACCGGTGCTAAAGCCTGGGGTTCTGGCTTGCTCCAATGGCTTGAGTTCACCAAACTAAACGGAATAGTAATTCAAGGCAATGGCATCATCAACGGAAGAGGGCAACAGTGGTGGACCTACTCAGACccagatgatgaggatgatgatgacacG TACAATGTGGAGCTTGATAGAATGCCACAGATCAAACCTACA GCATTGAGGTTCTATGGTAGTTTCAAAGTTGTGGTAGCTGATATCACTATTATCAACAGCTCACAGTGCCATCTTAAGTTCGACAACTGTCAAGAAGTGATGGTCCATGATGTGACTATATCCTCCCCTGAGAACAGTCTCAACACTGACGGAATACACCTGCAGAACTCCAAAGATGTCAGCATTCATCATACAAACTTGGCTTGCG GTGACGATTGTATCTCCATCCAGACAGGATGCAGCAACATAAATATACACAACGTGAATTGTGGACCAGGCCATGGAATCAGCATAGGTGGACTAGGCCGGGACAACACAAAAGCATGTGTTTCAAATGTTACTGTAAGAGATATCAACATGTTCAGAACCACGACTGGCGTCAGAATCAAGACCTGGCAG GGTGGTATAGGATTGGTTCAAGACATAAGGTTCTCAAATATACAAGTCTCGGAAGTTCAGATGCCTATTATGATAGATCAGTTTTATTGCGACAGAAGCACTTGTAGAAATCAAACATCAGCAGTGGCAGTATCTGGGGTTCAGTATGAGAACATCAGAGGGACATTTACAATCAAGCCTGTCCATTTTGCATGCAGTGATAGCTTACCTTGTTCAGGGATCTCTCTTACCGGAGTGCAACTCAGACCAGTGCAAATACCCCActaccacctaaacaacccattcTGCTGGCAAGCTTTTGGGGAGCTCTACACTCCAACCGTCCCTCCCGTAGCTTGCCTGCAGATTGGAAAACCCGCTGGGAACAACTTACAATCATACCATGACATATGTTGA
- the LOC133908334 gene encoding polygalacturonase At1g48100-like isoform X1 — translation MKLRAKGIGLLLLVLLALCSTIDVCDARIGKHWRQRGSQSSSQLKKKGKGKKGSSHRQYSRNQTSPKPPVSSTPSPGAGKGYQNPYQPSPSPTPNAPVSPSPSPANGNRHSSSKSPTPSCGKGSQPPPQPPSAGSQGAVFNVVDFGAKGDGVSDDTKAFEGAWAAACKQGASTVLVPPELEFLVGPISFSGPYCKPNIIFQLEGTILAPTGAKAWGSGLLQWLEFTKLNGIVIQGNGIINGRGQQWWTYSDPDDEDDDDTQYNVELDRMPQIKPTALRFYGSFKVVVADITIINSSQCHLKFDNCQEVMVHDVTISSPENSLNTDGIHLQNSKDVSIHHTNLACGDDCISIQTGCSNINIHNVNCGPGHGISIGGLGRDNTKACVSNVTVRDINMFRTTTGVRIKTWQGGIGLVQDIRFSNIQVSEVQMPIMIDQFYCDRSTCRNQTSAVAVSGVQYENIRGTFTIKPVHFACSDSLPCSGISLTGVQLRPVQIPHYHLNNPFCWQAFGELYTPTVPPVACLQIGKPAGNNLQSYHDIC, via the exons ATGAAGCTCAGAGCAAAAGGCATCGGCCTCCTTCTCCTTGTCTTGCTTGCTCTCTGCTCCACCATTGACGTCTGCGACGCAAGAATAGGCAAGCATTGGAGGCAAAGGGGCTCACAAAGCTCGTCTCAGTTAAAGAAGAAAGGCAAAGGAAAGAAGGGAAGCTCCCACCGTCAATACAGCCGCAACCAGACGAGCCCGAAGCCACCGGTCAGCTCGACACCGAGTCCTGGTGCTGGCAAAGGATACCAGAATCCATACCAACCAAGTCCAAGCCCAACCCCGAATGCTCCTGTCAGCCCGAGTCCAAGCCCTGCCAACGGCAATAGGCATTCAAGTTCCAAGTCACCAACTCCAAGCTGTGGAAAGGGTTCTCAACCGCCGCCACAGCCACCATCGGCAGGCTCACAGGGTGCAGTCTTCAACGTGGTTGATTTTGGAGCCAAGGGTGACGGAGTCTCAGATGACACTAAG GCTTTTGAAGGAGCGTGGGCTGCTGCCTGCAAGCAGGGGGCATCTACGGTTCTCGTACCACCAGAACTAGAGTTCCTTGTTGGGCCAATCTCGTTCTCTGGGCCTTACTGCAAACCAAACATTATCTTCCAG CTGGAAGGAACAATTCTAGCTCCAACCGGTGCTAAAGCCTGGGGTTCTGGCTTGCTCCAATGGCTTGAGTTCACCAAACTAAACGGAATAGTAATTCAAGGCAATGGCATCATCAACGGAAGAGGGCAACAGTGGTGGACCTACTCAGACccagatgatgaggatgatgatgacacG CAGTACAATGTGGAGCTTGATAGAATGCCACAGATCAAACCTACA GCATTGAGGTTCTATGGTAGTTTCAAAGTTGTGGTAGCTGATATCACTATTATCAACAGCTCACAGTGCCATCTTAAGTTCGACAACTGTCAAGAAGTGATGGTCCATGATGTGACTATATCCTCCCCTGAGAACAGTCTCAACACTGACGGAATACACCTGCAGAACTCCAAAGATGTCAGCATTCATCATACAAACTTGGCTTGCG GTGACGATTGTATCTCCATCCAGACAGGATGCAGCAACATAAATATACACAACGTGAATTGTGGACCAGGCCATGGAATCAGCATAGGTGGACTAGGCCGGGACAACACAAAAGCATGTGTTTCAAATGTTACTGTAAGAGATATCAACATGTTCAGAACCACGACTGGCGTCAGAATCAAGACCTGGCAG GGTGGTATAGGATTGGTTCAAGACATAAGGTTCTCAAATATACAAGTCTCGGAAGTTCAGATGCCTATTATGATAGATCAGTTTTATTGCGACAGAAGCACTTGTAGAAATCAAACATCAGCAGTGGCAGTATCTGGGGTTCAGTATGAGAACATCAGAGGGACATTTACAATCAAGCCTGTCCATTTTGCATGCAGTGATAGCTTACCTTGTTCAGGGATCTCTCTTACCGGAGTGCAACTCAGACCAGTGCAAATACCCCActaccacctaaacaacccattcTGCTGGCAAGCTTTTGGGGAGCTCTACACTCCAACCGTCCCTCCCGTAGCTTGCCTGCAGATTGGAAAACCCGCTGGGAACAACTTACAATCATACCATGACATATGTTGA
- the LOC133908334 gene encoding polygalacturonase At1g48100-like isoform X3, which yields MQSSLSKNSINSTDSSVFSKRTSFFVFPIPFFFGGGGGGRNCLLYDIQENCRLPCIGICVLPAFEGAWAAACKQGASTVLVPPELEFLVGPISFSGPYCKPNIIFQLEGTILAPTGAKAWGSGLLQWLEFTKLNGIVIQGNGIINGRGQQWWTYSDPDDEDDDDTQYNVELDRMPQIKPTALRFYGSFKVVVADITIINSSQCHLKFDNCQEVMVHDVTISSPENSLNTDGIHLQNSKDVSIHHTNLACGDDCISIQTGCSNINIHNVNCGPGHGISIGGLGRDNTKACVSNVTVRDINMFRTTTGVRIKTWQGGIGLVQDIRFSNIQVSEVQMPIMIDQFYCDRSTCRNQTSAVAVSGVQYENIRGTFTIKPVHFACSDSLPCSGISLTGVQLRPVQIPHYHLNNPFCWQAFGELYTPTVPPVACLQIGKPAGNNLQSYHDIC from the exons ATGCAATCCTCATTGTCCAAAAACTCTATCAATTCTACGGATTCTTCAGTTTTCAGTAAAAGAACTTCATTTTTCGTTTTTCCTATTCcgtttttttttgggggggggggggggggtcgaaACTGCCTTCTATATGACATACAGGAGAACTGCCGGCTACCCTGCATAGGGATCTGTGTTTTACCA GCTTTTGAAGGAGCGTGGGCTGCTGCCTGCAAGCAGGGGGCATCTACGGTTCTCGTACCACCAGAACTAGAGTTCCTTGTTGGGCCAATCTCGTTCTCTGGGCCTTACTGCAAACCAAACATTATCTTCCAG CTGGAAGGAACAATTCTAGCTCCAACCGGTGCTAAAGCCTGGGGTTCTGGCTTGCTCCAATGGCTTGAGTTCACCAAACTAAACGGAATAGTAATTCAAGGCAATGGCATCATCAACGGAAGAGGGCAACAGTGGTGGACCTACTCAGACccagatgatgaggatgatgatgacacG CAGTACAATGTGGAGCTTGATAGAATGCCACAGATCAAACCTACA GCATTGAGGTTCTATGGTAGTTTCAAAGTTGTGGTAGCTGATATCACTATTATCAACAGCTCACAGTGCCATCTTAAGTTCGACAACTGTCAAGAAGTGATGGTCCATGATGTGACTATATCCTCCCCTGAGAACAGTCTCAACACTGACGGAATACACCTGCAGAACTCCAAAGATGTCAGCATTCATCATACAAACTTGGCTTGCG GTGACGATTGTATCTCCATCCAGACAGGATGCAGCAACATAAATATACACAACGTGAATTGTGGACCAGGCCATGGAATCAGCATAGGTGGACTAGGCCGGGACAACACAAAAGCATGTGTTTCAAATGTTACTGTAAGAGATATCAACATGTTCAGAACCACGACTGGCGTCAGAATCAAGACCTGGCAG GGTGGTATAGGATTGGTTCAAGACATAAGGTTCTCAAATATACAAGTCTCGGAAGTTCAGATGCCTATTATGATAGATCAGTTTTATTGCGACAGAAGCACTTGTAGAAATCAAACATCAGCAGTGGCAGTATCTGGGGTTCAGTATGAGAACATCAGAGGGACATTTACAATCAAGCCTGTCCATTTTGCATGCAGTGATAGCTTACCTTGTTCAGGGATCTCTCTTACCGGAGTGCAACTCAGACCAGTGCAAATACCCCActaccacctaaacaacccattcTGCTGGCAAGCTTTTGGGGAGCTCTACACTCCAACCGTCCCTCCCGTAGCTTGCCTGCAGATTGGAAAACCCGCTGGGAACAACTTACAATCATACCATGACATATGTTGA
- the LOC133908335 gene encoding peptide deformylase 1B, chloroplastic-like → MAAGLRLQFCPRLLAFAASSHPLLAVHPGALPLRRAGPAMPLAARARRGFGSTLAAAPPAEDDDFATAADLRFEPPLKVVQYPDPVLRARNKRINTFDDNLRALADEMFDVMYKTDGIGLSAPQVGVNVQLMVFNPAGVKGEGEEIVLVNPVVYKSAKRLLVFEEGCLSFPGIYANVVRPENVKIDARDVTGAKIKVKLSGLPARVFQHEFDHLQGILFFDRMTMDVLETIREELKNLEKKYEEITGLTSPETVENFKGTKDVLSFSR, encoded by the exons ATGGCCGCGGGCCTCCGCCTCCAGTTCTGCCCCCGCCTCCTCGCCTTCGCGGCCTCCTCTCACCCGCTCCTCGCCGTGCACCCCGGAGCCCTGCCCCTGCGCCGTGCCGGACCCGCGATGCCTctcgccgcccgcgcccgccgcggcTTCGGCTccaccctcgccgccgccccgcccgcCGAGGACGACGACTTCGCCACAG CTGCCGACCTCCGGTTCGAGCCGCCGCTCAAGGTCGTGCAGTACCCCGACCCCGTCCTGCGCGCGCGCAACAAGCGCATCAACACCTTCGACGACAACCTCCGCGCCCTCGCCGACGAGATGTTCGACGTCATGTACAA GACGGATGGCATTGGTCTCTCAGCACCACAAGTCGGAGTGAATGTGCAGCTTATGGTATTCAATCCAGCTGGGGTAAAGGGTGAAGGAGAGGAGATTGTCCTTGTTAACCCAGTGGTATACAAGTCCGCGAAGCGATTGCTTGTTTTTGAAGAAGGGTGCTTATCATTTCCTGGAATATATGCCAATGTGGTG AGaccagaaaatgtgaaaattgATGCTCGCGATGTTACAGGGGCAAAGATCAAAGTTAAACTGTCAGGTCTGCCTGCAAGAGTTTTCCAgcatgagtttgatcatttgcAG GGGATTCTTTTCTTTGATAGGATGACTATGGATGTTCTTGAAACCATACGTGAGGAACTGAAG AACTTAGAGAAGAAATACGAGGAAATAACAGGGCTAACAAGTCCTGAAACTGTTGAGAACTTCAAGGGGACAAAGGATGTTCTTAGTTTTTCAAGATGA
- the LOC133905215 gene encoding MYB-like transcription factor EOBII, which produces MEAAQEKAAFLFARTGQGLEAASQPQKSMLFQHKHLAIQSNPQSKEASMARMCGGGEPAVRKGPWMLEEDLILVSYISQHGEGSWDCLARAAGLNRNGKSCRLRWLNYLRPGVRRGSITPEEDAVIRELHARWGNKWSKIARHLPGRTDNEIKNYWRTRIQRKQLAAKTPQQASYSSKQEDAMAPTSYATATADSEGASSSSSGASRNSSAAGDWYMQTSYPCPGQQAYCQNAMAVSERASSASTSQPPGGWYLQTGCPKPELSVVAGRLEMVDADALTTPFFLSEFCYSFWNVLDNFWETIPVTETF; this is translated from the exons ATGGAAGCGGCCCAAGAGAAAGCAGCCTTTCTCTTTGCCCGAACTGGGCAGGGTTTGGAGGCCGCAAGCCAGCCACAAAAGAGCATGTTGTTCCAACACAAACAT CTagcaatccaatccaatccacaAAGCAAGGAGGCTTCGATGGCCAGGatgtgcggcggcggcgagccggCGGTGCGCAAGGGCCCATGGATGCTGGAGGAGGACCTCATCCTCGTCAGTTACATCTCCCAGCACGGGGAGGGCTCCTGGGACTGCCTCGCGCGCGCTGCTG GCCTGAACCGGAACGGGAAGAGCTGCAGGCTGCGGTGGCTCAACTACCTGAGGCCGGGGGTGCGGCGCGGCAGCATCACACCGGAGGAGGACGCGGTCATCCGGGAGCTCCACGCGCGGTGGGGGAACAAGTGGTCCAAGATCGCCAGGCACCTCCCCGGCCGTACGgacaacgagatcaagaacTACTGGAGGACCAGGATCCAGAGGAAGCAGCTGGCCGCCAAGACCCCGCAGCAAGCGTCGTACAGCTCCAAGCAGGAGGACGCCATGGCGCCCACGTCGTATGCGACGGCCACGGCCGACAGCGAGggcgcgtcgtcgtcgtcgtcgggtGCGAGCCGGAACAGCTCCGCGGCCGGAGACTGGTACATGCAGACGAGCTACCCCTGCCCCGGTCAGCAAGCGTACTGCCAGAATGCCATGGCCGTCAGCGAGCGCGCGTCCTCAGCGTCAACGAGCCAGCCCCCTGGAGGCTGGTACTTGCAGACGGGCTGCCCCAAACCCGAGCTGAGCGTGGTCGCTGGCCGCCTCGAAATGGTTGACGCGGACGCGCTGACGACGCCGTTCTTTTTGTCCGAGTTCTGCTACAGTTTTTGGAACGTCCTCGACAATTTCTGGGAGACGATACCGGTTACAGAGACATTCTAA